The window TCGACATCCTCACCGTAGGTCACCACCAACCCCATCTCGACATCCTCATCATAAATTACCTCCTCCATCGTCACACAAGTCACCACTTTCATCTCAACCTCCTCGTCACaagccaccacctcctcctcccaagTCACTACCTCTTCCACCAATAGTTATTTACAAGTCACCACCTCCTCCATCTCAAGCTCCTCCTCGCAAGTCATCACCTCCTCCACCATCGCTTATTTACAAGTCACCACCTCCTCCATCTCAAGCTCCTCCTCGCAAGTCATCACCTCCTCCACCATCGCTTATTTACAAGTCACCACCTCCGCTATCTCAAGCTCCTCCTCACAAGTCACCACCGCATCCATCTCAAACTCCTCCTCGCATGTCACCACCTCCTCCACCATCACTCGTTTACAAGTCATCACCTCCTCCTCCATTGTCACACAAGTCGCCACCTTCATCTCAACCTCCTCGTCAcaagccaccaccacctcctcccaaGTCACTAACTCTTCCACCATCAATTATTTACAAGTCACCACCTCCTACATCTCAAGCTCCTCCTCACAAGTCATCACCTCCTTCTCCAAAACCAACTCCTCCTCCGTCACCTCCATCGCCATCTTCTCACGCGTCTCCTCCCCATGTTTCTAAGTCACCACCACCATCTTCATCATCTCCATCACCTTCCCTCTcccctcttccaccttcgatttccaAGTCACCACCTCTTCCTACACCAACAACTCCTAGCCCGTCACCTCTATCGCCATCTTCCTCCTCATATTTCTAAGTCACCACCACCatcttcatcatctccaccacgttCCCTCTCCCCTCCTCCACCTTCTATTTCCTAGTCACCATCTCCTTCTACACCAACAACTCCTCCCCCATCACCTCCATCGCCATCTTCCTCATCTCCTCCTCATGTTTCtaagtcaccaccaccaccaccatccctCTCTCCTCCATCTTCAATTTACAAGTCACCACCTCCTCCTACACCACAAACTCCTCCCTCGTCAGCTCCATCGCCATCTTCCTCGTCATCTCCTCCCTATGTTTCTaagtcaccaccaccaccttctctCTCCCCTCCTATACCTTCTATTTACAAGTCACCACCTCCTCCTATACTAACAACTCCCCCATCACCTCCATCGTCATCTTCATCCTCGTCTCCTCCCCATATTTCTAAGTCACCACCACCatcttcatcatctccaccatcttccatctcccctcctcctcctacaCCAATAACTCGTCCCCCGTCACCTCCATCGCCAtcttcctcctcgtctcctcCCCATGTAAATAAGTCACCACCGCCatcttcatcatctccaccaccttccATCTCTCCTTCTTCACCTTCTATTTATAAGTCACCATCTCCTCCTACACCAATAACTCCTCCCCCATCATCTCCTCCTCGTCTCCTCCTCATGTTTATAAGTCACCACCATCTTCATCATCTCCACCTTCTATTTATAAGGCACCACCGCCTCCTTTATAATCTCCTCCCCCCTCTTTGTCATCTCCACCGCCACATTCCATATCACTTCCTACTTGCATTTATAAGTCTCCTCCACCGCCATCTTCAATATCACCTTCACCTTATATTTTATACATCTCCACCATCATCTTCATCACCTCTTCCTCCTTACATTTACAAATCACCACCATCACCACCTTCTCCCTCGTCTTTTCCTCCATATAATTACAAGTCACCTCCACCACCTTTTCTTTCTCCTCCAACACTTTACAACTCCATATCTCCTCCCCCACCATCACGATCACCTCTTCCCCCTTACATTTATAAATCTCCACCAACGTTCTCCTCTCCTCGTATCTATAAGTCTCCTCCACCATCGTCTCTattaccttctcctcctccttatgTATATAAATCTCCATCACCACCTCCTTATATTTACAAACCTCCATCACCATTTACATCACCTCCACCTCCTTTTTACTTGTGTCCGCCACCATCATCTATGTCACTGCCATCCTCTTATCTTTATAAATCTCCACCACCACCTAcactctcctcttcccctctttacATTTACAGGTCTCCACCATCCTTATATCCATTTTCTCCTTCCGTTTATAAATCTCCATTGCCACCAACACCATCATCTTCATCACCGCCTCCTCCTTACATTTTAAAGTCACCATCGTCCCCATCATCACCTTCTCTTTATAAATCTCCACCACCACCTATCCCCTCCTCTCCACCTCCTTCCATTAACAAGTCTCCACCATACCAATATTATTATTTCCGccaccttcttcttcttatgtCTATAAGTCCCTCCCACCACCATCCTCTTATATTTATAAATACCCACCACCAACACCACCtatctcctcctcttcccctccttccATTTACAAATCTCCACCACCCTCCTCTCTATTTCCTCCAAATATTTATAaatccccaccaccaccaccaccaccaccaccaccaccaccttcttcatcatctcctcctcctccattatCTTCGACACCATCCCCTCCTCTGTATTCATAGATATTTTCCACCATGTTtcattacccccccccccccccctcacttTTACAAATATCCACCTCCACCCTAGCACCAGTCAACTTCATCTCCATCGTTGCCTCTACCTTATGTCCATtaatctcttcttctcttctctagtCGTTGCCTCTATCTTCGTCATCAATACCATTACAGTCTCTATCACCTTCTCTTGATTACCACCTTCCCACCGACACAAACTCCCTCCATTTTCTGTATCGGATTCGCCATCATATTCCTAGAAATCTCCACCACATTATCTCCACCACATTATCAGAAAATATTGGCTTACAAGGCAAAGCTTCACACAACTCCTATCTCGACAGTGCATGAGTGCGTACTTCTACATGAGGCTCTTTATATCTATTCCCAACATCGTTGTCGTTAAGTATTTAGTTTTTGTTGCAGTGAAATGTAAGAGTGAATAAGAAAAGAATCCAATGATTTGGTAAAAGAGTCCTCACTCTTAACAATCAGCAAGCACGGTTTTCATATTCTTTTTACCAGCAATAAAGAAGCAGACGAACTCAAATATTTAACATTTCTTAACCAAAGAAATCAACAAATGTAACCTCTGCCAAATCAATCTATTACCACGACTACTATGTATTAGAACGCACAAGTAAACTGCTGCTAACGTACACAAGAAAAGGGAATCAAATAGTCAGCGATCGAACCAGCTCCATTTATTGTCTCAACTAATCCGGAGGGAAGTATTGTCGGCACTGCTGGCCGCTGACGATGCAGGAGAGCGAGGCCTGCAAGAAGCGCCGACGGCCATGGCTGTGGCGGCAGAGGCGGCGCAGAGCTGGGGCCATCGTCGTCGATTCCATGGAAGAATGGGTCATTGAGGAGCTCCGAGGCAGAAGGTCGAGCCCGCGGCCTGCCGAGGTACCGCTCGATGAAGGCCGTGATCTCGGGATCCTTGACCTTCGCCATGGCTACCGGCCTCACCCCGGTCGTCACCTTCCGGTAGATCTTGGCGACGTTGTCGCACTCGCTGTAGGGGATCTCGCGGGTCACCATCTCCAGCACGCTAATTCCGAAAGAGTAGATGTCCACCTGCTCCGTGTACTCCTCCTCGTACAGCTCCGGCGCCATGAACTCCGGCGTCCCCAGTACGGAATGAGCCGCGTGGCTCTTCTCCACGACTGCAGCTAGCCCTAAATTCCCAATCTTCACCTGTAACAATATTAAGATAAAAAAAGTCGGCTTTTTCGGTGCGGCGAACTTAAATAGGAATTCTTTATAGAAACATATAATCCAAAAAAACAATTTTGAATTTCCTCAAACGGAGGATAAATAAAACAGTTGGAAATGTAAAGACTCGATCGTGTTCTATACCCAAAAAATTCATCTTCCTCTAACTACATCCGAAAAAGAAGCATACAGATGACACTGGATAAAACAAATTCCAACCTTTATGCCAAAGGGATAAAAACTATTGCGAATGTGGATAAGATAATGACGACACAGTAGTTTTTTCGAGAGATGATCGCGATGGAAAGGTaggaaaaaaaatcctaaatttaccaatttaaatcaagaaaatttcaagaaaaaacaaaattctGCACCACATCAGCAAACAATGGGGAAAGAGTGGGGGATTTGACGCGTACTTGGCCAACATTGCCATTAATGAAGACGTTGGAGCAATTGAGGACGCGGTGATTGATGCAGGGCTCACGGTTGTGGAGGTACTCGAGGCCCAACAGTATCTGGCGTGACCACTTCTTGAGGGCCTTCATCGACACGTGGCGGTGCCGATTCCGGTACTCACGGAGACTGCCGGAGTTGCAGAACTCGGTGATGAAGTTGAGCGTGCTACCTCCGTCGTCGTCCGTCCACACGTCGTGGAGCGCGATGAGGTTGTCGTGCCGCAGCGACTGCAGCAGCCTCACTTCCGCGAAGATCCGGTCCTGCATCTGCTGGTCATGAACGAAGCTACGAAGACGGACCTGGTTCCACGCCACCTCGATCCCCTCCTCCTGATCGAACCCCCGGTAGACCCGCTTCACGGCGCCGGTCCCGAGCAGGTCGTCGTACCGCCCGTATCGTCCCGTCGGGTCCATCTCCACGAACGGCTCCGCATCCCTGGCCGCCGGATCAGGTCTCACGAACGGCATCCCGATCAAAAAAAGAGAACCCCTAACTTTACACTCTTCTTTCACGCCTCCCAACCGTTCGACCAAAAGCCCGAACGCGATGGGGATCCCACGAAGAGATCGGACAGAGTCCTTCGATCAGATGAAAACCAGGACGAAACAGATCACGAGGAAATACGAGGTTCTTGATTCTTTGAGGTATTGATTAGTCGAAGCCATCGAAGATTCAATCAGCAGAGCTACAAAAACACATGAAGAACcccaaacaaagaaagaaaagatcaatAGAAAGAACAAGATCACAGCTTAGGAACAGAATCCCCATGGCGATGGGGAACTGCTTCGAGAAGCAAAAGCCCCGCATAATCTTGACATGAAACGGAAAGAACAGGGAAAATTAAAGCACCAAAGGGAGCGGCCGGGATCGGTACCTTAGGACTATAATCTAGAGCAGAGCGGGGCGGCGGAGAAATCAAGACGAGGGAGGAAGCGGCTCGCGGTGGAATCCTGGCAGAGGCGGTGCGGAGAGCGTTCCACCTGGGGATGCGGGAGAGGTAGAGCGCAGCCGATTGCTTATTTACGGGCGGGCGGTAGGGAGCCCCACGGCAGCCGGTTCACCCGCATCAAATCACGAAGACGTCTTCCATGCGTATTCGGTCtcgtttccaattccacttacagcCATCCACCTCACGCCTTGATACTGACAATCGCAAAACCGACTCTTAAAGAATGACGTGTATGTATTACTTCCGTTACCTGGTGTCTATCAAAACTTCTGCCCTTGCACGGGATCCGAACCCAGTTCTTTCACTTGAACTTGATCGAGTCGTTGAAAGGATAGCTTACGAGTAATACTTCCCTTACCTTGCTCTAACGTACCCAAACCTACATGCCTTGGATTGTCAACGATTACGTGGGAGGCTCTGTGGGGCCCATGTGTCGTTGAGGCGTCAGAAATCAGGTGACTACGTGGAACGGCGACGAACTAGTAAGAAAAGTAATATGGGAATAATAAAGGATACGTGGATGAGGTTGCTATTATTAATGGATAAAGACTATGGATTTTTAGATAAATGTTATTACATTATCTTTGAATAACTTATTATAATTCATAATACTGATAGATAAAAGTTGCAACTTTAGGTTTGGGGATGATTAATTGGCTAGAACACAAAAGAAAGTAGATAAAGCCAGAATCGCAGATCCGATGAAAGGGTGAGTAAAAGCAGCAACTTCTCTAAATTAGATGATTAAGGCGCTTAATCCACCACCACAACCTTTCGTTGATTAATTTTGATGACATGATACCTTACAAATATTGGATGATTTCttccatttatttatttatttgattaatcTTGATATGCTAGGATTTTCTCTTATTAATTATTCCATTTTCTTCTTATACATGAGTCTATAAAGGAGGTCATAACATTATAACGAGTCGAATgagtttgatatatatttttttttcccacAGTGTGTGAATGGTGCgaagctattttttttttttcctgagccTACAATAAGTCTAAAaaattatcttcttctttttctaaaaatattttcattataatctTTCTCTTCGTCTCTTACTATttctcttttataaaaaaaatatttcactatTATAAGTTATACGTCGTATCTTATCAACCCCTCATGCTACTATTCATAGGAAGGAATTTCTTAGGTATATCTTGGGGCATTTTCTTAGAGTTAAACTTGCAATACAACGCCTACACGATTTCGCACTCTACTTTTATTTCTAtatcttatatttaaaaatataatattatttatttcttaatTAAATATAGTCAAGTattagtttatatttcaaaaatacATTTTTAGAAATGAGAgggaaaaatcaaaattttcattactCTTGTCATTATTACCTTTTTTTCTTAATGTTTTGGCATTTACAATGTCTTATTCATTGAAATTCAATCTTTTGATTTCTTCCTTGTTTTGCATTGGGACATCCAACGTGACTTTATATTTGAAAAttactatttttaatttttgatcaaTTCCAATCCAATATTTGTTTATGTTCCAACAATCAAGGACAAAATGTTGTATAGCCAATTTTATATCTACTAAGGTTGTAGCTCTCTTTTTAAATTAATTGCATCATAATGTATGATTGATCAATTGATTCATGGTGATTATCATTAAATTAAACATATATAATTGGAT of the Musa acuminata AAA Group cultivar baxijiao chromosome BXJ3-2, Cavendish_Baxijiao_AAA, whole genome shotgun sequence genome contains:
- the LOC103973605 gene encoding extensin-like; translated protein: MASSMEVWPRLWSLCLMTSLVVCFVASTVSAVEADLPPFRYGAPPYSRRHHLPPPRHHYNSPPPIRYYHYKSPPPRRYKHKSPPPPSPPHLPYHCKSPPPSSPPHHPYHHKPQPPPSSLQKPPFYHYKSPPPPTPSRHPHRRSPPTPSRHPHHKLPPPSSHKSPLSSQPPRHKPPPPPPKSLPLPPIVIYKSPPPPSQAPPRKSSPPPPSLIYKSPPPPSQAPPRKSSPPPPSLIYKSPPPLSQAPPHKSPPHPSQTPPRMSPPPPPSLVYKSSPPPPLSHKSPPSSQPPRHKPPPPPPKSLTLPPSIIYKSPPPTSQAPPHKSSPPSPKPTPPPSPPSPSSHASPPHVSKSPPPSSSSPSPSLSPLPPSISKSPPLPTPTTPSPSPLSPSSSSYF
- the LOC135631863 gene encoding probable serine/threonine-protein kinase WNK11 isoform X1, with translation MPFVRPDPAARDAEPFVEMDPTGRYGRYDDLLGTGAVKRVYRGFDQEEGIEVAWNQVRLRSFVHDQQMQDRIFAEVRLLQSLRHDNLIALHDVWTDDDGGSTLNFITEFCNSGSLREYRNRHRHVSMKALKKWSRQILLGLEYLHNREPCINHRVLNCSNVFINGNVGQVKIGNLGLAAVVEKSHAAHSVLGTPEFMAPELYEEEYTEQVDIYSFGISVLEMVTREIPYSECDNVAKIYRKVTTGVRPVAMAKVKDPEITAFIERYLGRPRARPSASELLNDPFFHGIDDDGPSSAPPLPPQPWPSALLAGLALLHRQRPAVPTILPSGLVETINGAGSIADYLIPFSCVR
- the LOC135631863 gene encoding probable serine/threonine-protein kinase WNK11 isoform X2 is translated as MDPTGRYGRYDDLLGTGAVKRVYRGFDQEEGIEVAWNQVRLRSFVHDQQMQDRIFAEVRLLQSLRHDNLIALHDVWTDDDGGSTLNFITEFCNSGSLREYRNRHRHVSMKALKKWSRQILLGLEYLHNREPCINHRVLNCSNVFINGNVGQVKIGNLGLAAVVEKSHAAHSVLGTPEFMAPELYEEEYTEQVDIYSFGISVLEMVTREIPYSECDNVAKIYRKVTTGVRPVAMAKVKDPEITAFIERYLGRPRARPSASELLNDPFFHGIDDDGPSSAPPLPPQPWPSALLAGLALLHRQRPAVPTILPSGLVETINGAGSIADYLIPFSCVR
- the LOC135631548 gene encoding extensin-1-like — its product is SPSPSTPTTPPPSPPSPSSSSPPHVSKSPPPPPSLSPPSSIYKSPPPPTPQTPPSSAPSPSSSSSPPYVSKSPPPPSLSPPIPSIYKSPPPPILTTPPSPPSSSSSSSPPHISKSPPPSSSSPPSSISPPPPTPITRPPSPPSPSSSSSPPHVNKSPPPSSSSPPPSISPSSPSIYKSPSPPTPITPPPSSPPRLLLMFISHHHLHHLHLLFIRHHRLLYNLLPPLCHLHRHIPYHFLLAFISLLHRHLQYHLHLIFYTSPPSSSSPLPPYIYKSPPSPPSPSSFPPYNYKSPPPPFLSPPTLYNSISPPPPSRSPLPPYIYKSPPTFSSPRIYKSPPPSSLLPSPPPYVYKSPSPPPYIYKPPSPFTSPPPPFYLCPPPSSMSLPSSYLYKSPPPPTLSSSPLYIYRSPPSLYPFSPSVYKSPLPPTPSSSSPPPPYILKSPSSPSSPSLYKSPPPPIPSSPPPSINKSPPYQYYYFRHLLLLMSISPSHHHPLIFINTHHQHHLSPPLPLLPFTNLHHPPLYFLQIFINPHHHHHHHHHHHLLHHLLLLHYLRHHPLLCIHRYFPPCFITPPPPPHFYKYPPPP